A stretch of Zootoca vivipara chromosome 13, rZooViv1.1, whole genome shotgun sequence DNA encodes these proteins:
- the LOC118095689 gene encoding olfactory receptor 6X1-like: protein MEAANVTSITEFILLGFPEFHGMRVPFVGTVLLMYLLSISGNCLIISVVFMEPKLHTPMYFFLSNFSLTELCSTTAVIPKMLTNILLNQNTICFTCCLVQVLFSFSLGAIQFINLATMSFDRYTAICKPFRYNVMMTNRLCFHLSLMAWVVGFIATLSQSIVLWTYPFCGQNVIDHCFCDIGPVLKLACADTTVMELVGLFYGTILMWGSFFFSLISYASIINTILRIPSVNRRSKAFSTCSSHLTIVCLFYGAMFFMYLRPSTQSDTQINKVVFLVTIVALPPLSPFIFTIRNSDFKTAAKRAMHRNCILPSFAVMKLTKMGSLKKCPQQII, encoded by the coding sequence atggAGGCAGCCAATGTAACATCGATCACGGAGTTCATTCTATTGGGATTCCCTGAATTTCATGGAATGAGGGTGCCATTTGTTGGGACTGTCCTTCTGATGTACCTGCTGTCCATTTCAGGCAACTGTCTCATCATCTCAGTGGTCTTCATGGAACCCAAACTCCACacacccatgtatttcttcctcagCAACTTCTCCTTGACTGAGCTCTGTAGCACCACAGCAGTGATACCCAAGATGCTGACTAATATCCTCTTGAACCAAAACACCATCTGCTTCACGTGTTGCCTGGTACAAGTTTTATTTAGCTTCTCACTGGGAGCTATACAGTTCATCAACCTTGCCACCATGTCTTTTGATCGCTACACAGCCATATGCAAGCCCTTTCGTTACAATGTGATGATGACTAATAGACTGTGTTTCCACCTGTCATTAATGGCTTGGGTTGTAGGGTTTATAGCTACATTGTCTCAATCCATAGTTTTGTGGACATATCCATTCTGTGGACAGAATGTCATTGATCATTGCTTCTGTGATATTGGGCCTGTTTTGAAATTGGCTTGTGCTGACACAACTGTGATGGAGCTTGTAGGTCTCTTTTACGGCACCATTCTTATGTGGGGTTCGTTTTTCTTTTCACTTATCTCTTATGCCAGCATTATAAACACCATCTTGCGGATTCCATCTGTTAATAGACGTTCCAAGGCATTTTCCACATGTTCCTCTCATCTCACTATTGTTTGCCTATTCTATGGAGCAATGTTTTTCATGTACCTGAGGCCTTCGACCCAAAGTGACACCCAAATCAACAAAGTCGTGTTCCTTGTGACCATTGTTGCTTTGCCTCCCCTAAGCCCTTTCATCTTCACAATCCGAAACAGTGACTTCAAAACTGCTGCAAAAAGAGCAATGCACAGAAATTGCATCCTCCCTTCCTTTGCTGTCATGAAATTAACCAAGATGGGGTCCTTGAAAAAATGTCCTCAACAAATTATTTAA